DNA sequence from the Borreliella spielmanii genome:
CATTTACTCTAGAAACTCCAAGTCTAGCTGCTATTTCTTTATCATTTAGTGAGCCTTGTCTAAAATATGCAACATAATCATCAAAAGATCTTTTAACTTTCTTCAAAAGCATTGCCCCAAAGTAACAAAGTTAACAAATTGTTACTCTAAATAGTAAAGCAATTTAACAAATTGTTAACACAAACTGATAACTTCTTTATACCTATTGACGGGTGTTTAAT
Encoded proteins:
- a CDS encoding DUF603 domain-containing protein, with protein sequence MKKVKRSFDDYVAYFRQGSLNDKEIAARLGVSRVN